The region CTCAGCCGCCACGCTGTCCATGCGCGGCGCCGACGTCTCCTCGCTCCAGCGGAGCCTGGACCTCGGGGCCAGGTACTACAACGCCGCCGGCACGGCGGCGGACCCCCTGGACATCCTCAAGGGCGCCGGGGTCAACTACGTCCGGCTGCGCGTCTGGAACAACCCGGCGAGCGGCTACAACAACAAGGCCAAGGTCCTGGCGTACGCCAGGACGGTCAAGGCCAAGGGCCTCGGCCTGATGATCGACTTCCACTATTCGGACACCTGGGCCGACCCGGGCAAGCAGTTCAAGCCGGCGGCGTGGGCGAGCCACGGCATCAGCCAGATCCAGACCGACGTCTACAACTACACCTACGACGTCTGCAACAGCCTGAAGGCGCAGGGCACCACGCCGGACAGCGTGCAGATCGGCAACGAGATCAACGTCGGGATGCTCTGGAACGACGGCAAGGTCGTCAACAACGACTTCACCAACCTGAGCCTGCTGCTGAAGGCCGGCTACAACGCGACCAAGGCGTGCAACAGCGGCACCCAGGTGATCATTCACACCGCCGACGCCGACAGCCTCGCGAACGCCCGCTGGTTCTACGACGGGATCCGCGCCAAGGGCGTGCCGTGGGACATCACCGCCCTGTCGTACTACTGCATGTGGCACGGCTCGCTGTCCAACCTGTCCACGGTCCTCAACGACGTGCGCTCCCGTTACGGGAAGCCGGTCATCGTGGCGGAGACCGCCTACCCGTTCACCGCCTCCAACGCCGACAGCGAGCCGAACGTGATCGGCGGCTCGGCGCCGTGCTCCGGCTACCCGGCCACCTGGACGGGGCAGGCGAACAACTTCACCGCCGTCCAGAACACCGCCCGCGGCGCCGGCGCGATCGGCGTCTTCTACTGGGAACCGACCTGGTACGCCATCGCGGGCAACGGCTGGGACCCCGCCAACATCAACGGCACCGGCGACCAGTGGGACAACATGGCCACCTTCAACTGGACCGGCGGCATCAACCCCAACATCAGGTGGACCCCGTAGACAGACCATCCCAGCTGAGGCCAGGGCCCGGCCGGCGCCGGGGCTCGTACGCGTGCTCGTCCAGCCGCAAGGCGTGGGCGAGCACGTCCGTCACGCAGCGGCCGGATCCACACCCACGTTCCTGTGCCGGCAGGCTCTAGGTGACTGGTGTTTTTTGATCTATCTCGCGTCGGTCTCGCCTGTTGTGCCATGGTGATCGGTGTTGGTCACCGGGAGCGGGGAGAGACCGAGCGATGGCAGTGGGCCAGACTCCGATGCAGCCGGGGTTGCTGTCCTCCACGGTGAGTTTTGTCGAGGGTCGGCTGGCGCCGAACTCGATCTACACGGTGCTGCACCGTGAGTGCCGGAATCTGTTTCCGGACGAGATGTTCGCCGACCTGTTCGCTGAGGATGGGCGCCGGTCGGTGCCGCCGATGATCGTGGCGGTGGTGATGGTGCTGCAGCGGCTGGAGGGGCTGTCGGATCGCGAGGCGGTGGATCGGTTCGCCTTCGATGTGCGGTGGAAGTACGCCGCCGGCGGGCTGGACTTCGACCATCCAGGGTTCGTGCACACCGTGCTGGTGGACATGCGGGCCCGGCTGGCCGCCTCCGACCGGCCAGACCGGATCTTCGAGCGGACCGTGGAGGTGGCCGCCCGGGCCGGGCTGATCGGCCGCAAGCGGGTGCTGGACTCGGCACCGATCTATGACGCGGTGGCCACCCAGGACACCATCACGCTGATCCGCTCGGCGATCCGGGGCGTGCTGCGCGCCTCCGACCGGGAGTTGCGGGTCGCGCTGCGGGCGGTGATCTCCAGCGGGGACGCCTACACCGATCTCGGTAAGCCGGTCATCGACTGGACCGAACAAGCGGAGCGGGAGGCGCTGATCGACTCGCGGGCCCGCGATGGGTTCGCGCTGCTAGCCGTGCTGGACGGACGGAAGGTGGCTGAGGAGGTCGATCAGGCGGCACGATTGCTGGCCACCGTGCTCGGCCAGGACCTGCAGCACGGCGAGGACGGGGTGTTTCGGATCGCCCGCAAGGTGGCCAAGGACCGTGTCATCTCCACCGTCGATGCCGAGGCGCGACACGGCCGCAAGACGGTGGAGCGCTCGTTCGACGGATACAAAGGCCACATCGCCGAAGACCCCGACAGCGAGATCATCACTGCCACCCGGGTGACGGCAGGCAACGTGGGCGATGCCGAACCGGCCGCCGAACTCCTGGCTGACCTCCTGTCCGAGCAGGCCGAGCACGCCGAGCAGGCCGAGCACGCCGAGCAGGCCGAGCAGGCCGAGCAGGCCGAGCAGGCCGAGCAGGCCGAGGTTTATGGTGATGCCGCCTACGGCACCGGGCCGATGCTTGCCAAGCTCGACCGGGCGCAAATCGAGGCGATGGTCAAGACGCAGCCCTCCAGCGCGCCCGGAGGTCGCTTCACCAAGGATGCCTTCACCGTCGATCTGGAGGCCGGGCGGGTGATCTGCCCGAACCAGATCGTCAAGGAGATCCGCTGGCATCGCAATGGCAGTGGCGTGGCGGCCTTCGGCTCCGCATGCGCGGGATGCCCGCTCCGGGAGCGGTGCACCACCGCCAAGGACGGCCGCGACATCAACCTCAGCCCGCACGAGGCACACTTGGCCCGGGGCCGGGCCAACAGTGCCGATCCCGGCTGGCTGGCCCGATACCGCGCCACCCGGCCCAAGGTCGAACGCAAGATCGCGCATCTGATGCGGCGACGGCATGGCGGACGCCGCGCCCGCATGCGCGGCACCACCAAAGTCGACGCGGACTTTTCTTTGCTGGCCGCCGCTGTCAACCTGGCACGCCTGGCGGTGCTCGGCGTTACTTCCACCTCAACCGGGCGATGGGCAGCGACAATGGCCTGACCAGGGAGAACAACCGCACGCCACGGTTACGGAAGGCCAGCGGACACCCTTCGGAACCCCTGTGGATAACTCGGCAGAGCAGGGCTGACCCGAACCCCGCAAAGGCCGGGCCACCCAAGCTCGATCACAGGCCCGGCTCAGCAGATCGCGATCGAGATTCAACCGGCCGGGATCGACCGCTTAACACCAGCGACCTAGACTCGGCGGATGTCCAGAAGACAGGAGATCGCCGACGTGGCGATCGGGCTGCTCGCGGCGCAGGGCATGCGCGGCCTGACCCACCGCGCCGTCGACAGGGCGGCCGGCCTGCCGGAGGGCTCCACCTCGTACTACTTCAGGACCCGCCAGGCGCTCCTGCGCGCGACAGCCGAACGGCTGGCCGACCACACCGCCGCCGAGCTCACCGCGGTGGAGTCATCCCTGACCAACCGGGACGATCTGGTGGAAGCGGCGGCCGAGCTGGTCGGACAGTGGCTCACCACCGGCCGCGAACGCCAGCTCGCCCGCTACGAGCTGTCCCTGGAGGCCACGCGCCGCCCGGAGCTGCGGGAGGCGCTGCTGGCCGGCCGCGCTCGCCTGCGTGACATGGCGGCCCGCATGCTGGACGGCTCGGGCGTGCCCGACGCCGACCGGCTGGCGGGGGATC is a window of Nonomuraea helvata DNA encoding:
- a CDS encoding glycoside hydrolase family 53 protein; the protein is MAVLRRIRFALLLTLAALLAVVPLSPVPASAATLSMRGADVSSLQRSLDLGARYYNAAGTAADPLDILKGAGVNYVRLRVWNNPASGYNNKAKVLAYARTVKAKGLGLMIDFHYSDTWADPGKQFKPAAWASHGISQIQTDVYNYTYDVCNSLKAQGTTPDSVQIGNEINVGMLWNDGKVVNNDFTNLSLLLKAGYNATKACNSGTQVIIHTADADSLANARWFYDGIRAKGVPWDITALSYYCMWHGSLSNLSTVLNDVRSRYGKPVIVAETAYPFTASNADSEPNVIGGSAPCSGYPATWTGQANNFTAVQNTARGAGAIGVFYWEPTWYAIAGNGWDPANINGTGDQWDNMATFNWTGGINPNIRWTP
- a CDS encoding IS1182 family transposase translates to MAVGQTPMQPGLLSSTVSFVEGRLAPNSIYTVLHRECRNLFPDEMFADLFAEDGRRSVPPMIVAVVMVLQRLEGLSDREAVDRFAFDVRWKYAAGGLDFDHPGFVHTVLVDMRARLAASDRPDRIFERTVEVAARAGLIGRKRVLDSAPIYDAVATQDTITLIRSAIRGVLRASDRELRVALRAVISSGDAYTDLGKPVIDWTEQAEREALIDSRARDGFALLAVLDGRKVAEEVDQAARLLATVLGQDLQHGEDGVFRIARKVAKDRVISTVDAEARHGRKTVERSFDGYKGHIAEDPDSEIITATRVTAGNVGDAEPAAELLADLLSEQAEHAEQAEHAEQAEQAEQAEQAEQAEVYGDAAYGTGPMLAKLDRAQIEAMVKTQPSSAPGGRFTKDAFTVDLEAGRVICPNQIVKEIRWHRNGSGVAAFGSACAGCPLRERCTTAKDGRDINLSPHEAHLARGRANSADPGWLARYRATRPKVERKIAHLMRRRHGGRRARMRGTTKVDADFSLLAAAVNLARLAVLGVTSTSTGRWAATMA
- a CDS encoding TetR/AcrR family transcriptional regulator translates to MSRRQEIADVAIGLLAAQGMRGLTHRAVDRAAGLPEGSTSYYFRTRQALLRATAERLADHTAAELTAVESSLTNRDDLVEAAAELVGQWLTTGRERQLARYELSLEATRRPELREALLAGRARLRDMAARMLDGSGVPDADRLAGDLIAYADGLVLDHLLRQGDQPAEGPDLLPRIRTLLAAAGLS